From Arthrobacter sp. U41, a single genomic window includes:
- a CDS encoding transcriptional regulator, whose amino-acid sequence MLTKHAHVLLVVAGSPDALVSEIAGSVGITGRATLSILKDLETVGYLTRHRVGRRSHYTVDPHRRFHHPATATHEIGELLALFAPTPSSPARRGPRDM is encoded by the coding sequence CTGCTCACCAAACATGCCCACGTACTGCTGGTCGTGGCCGGTTCCCCTGACGCACTGGTTAGCGAGATTGCCGGCAGTGTTGGGATCACCGGACGTGCGACGCTGAGCATCCTTAAGGACCTCGAGACCGTCGGCTACCTCACCCGCCACAGGGTGGGACGACGCAGCCACTACACCGTGGACCCCCACCGACGCTTCCACCACCCGGCAACCGCGACACACGAGATCGGCGAGTTGCTGGCGCTCTTCGCTCCCACGCCGTCCAGCCCGGCACGGCGCGGGCCGCGAGACATGTAG